A single Pan troglodytes isolate AG18354 chromosome 19, NHGRI_mPanTro3-v2.0_pri, whole genome shotgun sequence DNA region contains:
- the AIPL1 gene encoding aryl-hydrocarbon-interacting protein-like 1 isoform X1: protein MDAALLLNVEGVKKTILHGGTGELPNFITGSRVIFHFRTMKCDEERTVIDDSRQVGQPMHIIIGNMFKLEVWEILLTSMRVHEVAEFWCDTIHTGVYPILSRSLRQMAQGKDPTEWHVHTCGLANMFAYHTLGYEDLDELQKEPQPLVFVIELLQVDAPSDYQRETWNLSNHEKMKAVPVLHGEGNRLFKLGRYEEASSKYQEAIICLRNLQTKEKPWEVQWLKLEKMINTLILNYCQCLLKKEEYYEVLEHTSDILRHHPGIVKAYYVRARAHAEVWNEAEAKADLRKVLELEPSMQKAVRRELRLLENRMAEKQEEERLRCRNMLSQGATQPPAEPPTEPPAQSSTEPPAEPPPAPSAELSAGPPAETATEPPPSPGHSLQH, encoded by the exons ATGGATGCCGCTCTGCTCCTGAACGTGGAAGGGGTCAAGAAAACCATTCTGCACGGGGGCACGGGCGAGCTCCCAAACTTCATCACCGGATCCCGA GTGATCTTTCATTTCCGCACCATGAAATGTGATGAGGAGCGGACAGTCATTGACGACAGCCGGCAGGTGGGCCAGCCCATGCACATCATCATCGGAAACATGTTCAAGCTCGAGGTCTGGGAGATCCTGCTTACCTCCATGCGGGTGCACGAGGTGGCCGAGTTCTGGTGCGACACCATC CACACAGGGGTCTACCCCATCCTGTCCCGGAGCCTGAGGCAGATGGCCCAGGGCAAGGACCCCACAGAGTGGCACGTGCACACATGCGGGCTGGCCAACATGTTCGCCTACCACACGCTGGGCTACGAGGACCTGGACGAGCTGCAGAAGGAGCCTCAGCCTCTGGTCTTTGTGATCGAGCTGCTGCAG GTTGATGCCCCGAGTGATTACCAGAGGGAGACCTGGAACCTGAGCAATCATGAGAAGATGAAGGCGGTGCCCGTCCTCCACGGAGAGGGAAATCGGCTCTTCAAGCTGGGACGCTACGAGGAGGCCTCTTCCAAGTACCAGGAGGCCATCATCTGCCTAAGGAACCTGCAGACCAAG GAGAAGCCGTGGGAGGTGCagtggctgaagctggagaagatGATCAATACTCTGATCCTCAACTACTGCCAGTGCCTGCTGAAGAAGGAGGAGTACTATGAGGTGCTGGAGCACACCAGCGACATTCTCCGGCACCACCCAG GCATCGTGAAGGCCTACTACGTGCGTGCCCGGGCTCACGCAGAGGTGTGGAATGAGGCCGAGGCCAAGGCAGACCTCCGGAAAGTGCTGGAGCTGGAGCCGTCCATGCAGAAGGCGGTGCGCAGGGAGCTGAGGCTGCTGGAGAACCGCATGGcggagaagcaggaggaggagcgGCTGCGCTGCCGGAACATGCTGAGCCAGGGTGCCACGCAGCCTCCGGCAGAGCCACCCACAGAGCCACCCGCACAGTCATCCACAGAGCCACCTGCAGAGCCACCCCCAGCACCATCTGCAGAGCTGTCCGCAGGGCCACCTGCAGAGACAGCCACAGAGCCACCCCCGTCCCCAGGGCACTCGCTGCAGCACTGA
- the AIPL1 gene encoding aryl-hydrocarbon-interacting protein-like 1 isoform X2 codes for MDAALLLNVEGVKKTILHGGTGELPNFITGSRVIFHFRTMKCDEERTVIDDSRQVGQPMHIIIGNMFKLEVWEILLTSMRVHEVAEFWCDTIVDAPSDYQRETWNLSNHEKMKAVPVLHGEGNRLFKLGRYEEASSKYQEAIICLRNLQTKEKPWEVQWLKLEKMINTLILNYCQCLLKKEEYYEVLEHTSDILRHHPGIVKAYYVRARAHAEVWNEAEAKADLRKVLELEPSMQKAVRRELRLLENRMAEKQEEERLRCRNMLSQGATQPPAEPPTEPPAQSSTEPPAEPPPAPSAELSAGPPAETATEPPPSPGHSLQH; via the exons ATGGATGCCGCTCTGCTCCTGAACGTGGAAGGGGTCAAGAAAACCATTCTGCACGGGGGCACGGGCGAGCTCCCAAACTTCATCACCGGATCCCGA GTGATCTTTCATTTCCGCACCATGAAATGTGATGAGGAGCGGACAGTCATTGACGACAGCCGGCAGGTGGGCCAGCCCATGCACATCATCATCGGAAACATGTTCAAGCTCGAGGTCTGGGAGATCCTGCTTACCTCCATGCGGGTGCACGAGGTGGCCGAGTTCTGGTGCGACACCATC GTTGATGCCCCGAGTGATTACCAGAGGGAGACCTGGAACCTGAGCAATCATGAGAAGATGAAGGCGGTGCCCGTCCTCCACGGAGAGGGAAATCGGCTCTTCAAGCTGGGACGCTACGAGGAGGCCTCTTCCAAGTACCAGGAGGCCATCATCTGCCTAAGGAACCTGCAGACCAAG GAGAAGCCGTGGGAGGTGCagtggctgaagctggagaagatGATCAATACTCTGATCCTCAACTACTGCCAGTGCCTGCTGAAGAAGGAGGAGTACTATGAGGTGCTGGAGCACACCAGCGACATTCTCCGGCACCACCCAG GCATCGTGAAGGCCTACTACGTGCGTGCCCGGGCTCACGCAGAGGTGTGGAATGAGGCCGAGGCCAAGGCAGACCTCCGGAAAGTGCTGGAGCTGGAGCCGTCCATGCAGAAGGCGGTGCGCAGGGAGCTGAGGCTGCTGGAGAACCGCATGGcggagaagcaggaggaggagcgGCTGCGCTGCCGGAACATGCTGAGCCAGGGTGCCACGCAGCCTCCGGCAGAGCCACCCACAGAGCCACCCGCACAGTCATCCACAGAGCCACCTGCAGAGCCACCCCCAGCACCATCTGCAGAGCTGTCCGCAGGGCCACCTGCAGAGACAGCCACAGAGCCACCCCCGTCCCCAGGGCACTCGCTGCAGCACTGA